The proteins below come from a single uncultured Carboxylicivirga sp. genomic window:
- the nqrF gene encoding NADH:ubiquinone reductase (Na(+)-transporting) subunit F — translation MIFLASQTMIISVSVVVFLIVVLVLVSVLLFAKKKLMPSGEVTININGGEKELVVEPGQSLLSALGSNKIFLPSACGGGGTCAMCRCQVHEGAGSILPTETGYFTRKEQANDWRLACQVKVKEDLKMEIPQEVLGIKKWECTVVSNDNQATFIKEFVVRLPEGEILDFKSGGYIQIDVPKIDVDFKDIVVGDEYREEWEKFGMFDLKMSNPEETFRAYSMANHPAEGNIVMLNIRIATPPFDRVNGGFMKVNPGICSSFIFSRKPGDKVTVSGPYGEFFIKETDNEMMFIGGGAGMAPMRSHIFHLFHTVKTGRKVTFWYGARSKKEIFYEDHFRAIEEKFPNFKFTIALSEPHPDDNWTGPVGFIHQVIHDEYLINHEEPEDVEYYLCGPPMMNDAVTKMLYNMGVPDEMVAYDDFGS, via the coding sequence ATGATATTTTTAGCAAGTCAAACAATGATAATTAGTGTCAGCGTTGTAGTGTTTCTTATTGTAGTACTTGTATTGGTATCAGTGTTACTTTTCGCTAAGAAAAAACTGATGCCATCAGGAGAGGTTACAATTAACATCAACGGCGGTGAAAAAGAATTAGTAGTTGAGCCAGGGCAGTCATTATTGTCGGCACTGGGTAGTAATAAAATATTCTTACCATCAGCTTGTGGTGGTGGTGGTACTTGTGCAATGTGTCGTTGCCAGGTACACGAAGGTGCTGGGTCGATTCTTCCTACTGAAACCGGATATTTTACTCGTAAAGAGCAAGCCAACGACTGGCGTTTAGCGTGTCAGGTTAAAGTAAAAGAAGATTTGAAAATGGAGATTCCTCAAGAGGTCTTAGGTATCAAAAAGTGGGAATGTACCGTTGTTTCAAACGATAACCAGGCTACTTTCATTAAAGAATTTGTGGTTAGACTTCCTGAAGGAGAAATCTTAGATTTCAAATCGGGTGGTTATATTCAGATTGATGTACCTAAAATTGATGTTGATTTCAAAGACATTGTTGTAGGTGATGAGTACCGCGAAGAGTGGGAGAAATTTGGTATGTTCGATCTTAAAATGTCGAATCCGGAAGAAACTTTCCGTGCATACTCAATGGCTAACCACCCTGCCGAAGGTAACATTGTAATGTTGAATATCCGTATTGCAACTCCTCCATTCGATCGCGTTAATGGTGGATTCATGAAAGTAAATCCAGGTATCTGTTCTTCATTCATCTTCTCGCGTAAGCCAGGTGATAAAGTTACTGTATCCGGTCCTTACGGAGAATTCTTTATTAAAGAGACTGATAACGAAATGATGTTTATTGGTGGTGGTGCTGGTATGGCTCCTATGCGTTCGCATATCTTCCACTTATTCCACACAGTAAAAACAGGTCGTAAAGTTACTTTCTGGTATGGTGCTCGTTCTAAGAAAGAGATTTTCTACGAAGATCACTTCAGAGCTATTGAAGAGAAGTTCCCTAACTTCAAATTTACAATTGCATTATCTGAGCCTCATCCTGATGATAACTGGACTGGTCCTGTTGGATTCATTCACCAGGTAATTCATGACGAGTACTTAATTAATCATGAAGAGCCAGAAGACGTAGAATACTATTTATGTGGACCTCCTATGATGAACGATGCAGTTACAAAAATGCTGTACAACATGGGTGTGCCTGACGAAATGGTTGCTTATGATGATTTTGGATCATAA